CCTCTCCCTGGTTGGCTCCTGGACCGATTAACTCAACAATATGAAAGGAGTCCGGCAGATGAGGTGGGCGAAGGGAATATACCTGAAGGCAGACGGAACGAAACGCTGACCAGCATGGGTGGGCGTCTGCGTTCCATGGGTATGACAACAGCAGAGATCCGATCGGCGCTGCTTGAGGCCAACAGGGGGCGCTGTGCTACACCGCTGGATGATATGGAGGTGGAGCGGATTGCGGAAAGCCTCGGACGATATCCTCCGCGATCAAGTATCGTCACCAATTCAAATGAGTGGGAACATCCAATACCTCTGTTAGTAACGAACCTCCCTGAATTTCCAACCCCTGCGCTGCCGGATTGGGTGAAGGAATTTGTAGAAGCCGAAGCCACGGCTACCCAGACACCTCCTGACCTGGCCGGCATGCTCACGATCTCTGTGTGTGCTGCGGCCATTGCAAAGAAGGTGGTTGTAAATGTCAGAGAGGGATATCAGGAGCCGGTAAACGTTTTCATTGTCGTTGTCCTTCCGCCCGGAAGTCGTAAATCAGCTGTATTCTCCCATGTCACTTCTCCTCTTGAAGAGTATGAAGCCACCGAAACTGAGCGGTTGAGGTCTGAGATTGCTGAGCAACAATCCCAGCTTCGAATTGCCACCGAGGCATTGAGGAAGGCGGAAAAGAAAGCAGCTGAAGCCAAATGGGACAAACGAGAGGCAGCATTTGAGGAAGCCAATAAGGCGGCGCGAGAGCTTGCGGCCATTAAAGTATCTCAACCACCGCGTCTGGTTGTTGATGACTGCAGTCCCGAACGGCTCTCAACTCTGCTGCAGGAACAGGGTGGCCGGATCGCTGTCATGGCGCCGGAGGGTGATGTCTTCGATCTCATTGCGGGCCGGTATAGCAGCGGAGGTCCCAACCTTGGTGTCTATTTGCGAGGTCATGCCGGGGATCTAATACGGGTTGATAGAGTCAGTCGGGCTTCAGAATTTGTGGAATCCCCCGCACTCACTGTGGGCTTGGCTGTTCAACCTGAGGTCTTGAATGGTCTAACTCGGGTGCCCGGTTTTCGTGGCCGGGGTCTCATTGGACGCTTTCTCTTTGCTCTTCCTCATAGCCGTCTTGGCTGCCGGGAAATAAGTCCCCCCTCAGTACCATCGCCGGTTAAATCTGAATACCGCAAGAATGTCCAAGCTCTCTTGTCATTGCCTTTCGCGGTCGAGACCGAGGGGGCACCGGCACCACATACGCTGTCATTTGATTTCCCCGGGCAAGAGGCACTCATGGCTTTTGCCTCTTGGTTAGAACCGCAGTTGGCGGAGACCGGTGACTTAGGGCATATGACGGATTGGGCGGGGAAGCTGGTGGGAGCCGTCGCCAGATTGGCAGGCATCCTACATATGGCCGAGTACGTCGGTGAAAAAGATCCCTGGTCGATACTCATAGACCTCCCGACTGTGAAACGTGCAATCCAGATCGGTCACTACCTGATCCATCATGCCAAGGCGGCATTTGGCGAAATGGGAGCTGATCAGGAACTGGATGACGCCCGGCATCTTTTGAACAAGATCCAGAGCCTGGGTGTCACCGAAATCACGCGGCGGGATCTGTTTGAGTCGGTTAAGGGGCGGTTCAAGAAGGTGGACAAGATGGACCCCGGCCTTGGACTCCTGGCGGATCATGGCTATATCCGGCGGAAAGAAATGGAGGATTCCAGTGCCCGTGGCCGGAAACCGAGCCTCATTTATGAAGTGAATCCACTTTTGCCACCGGAATTGAACCGTTGCAGATCTGCAACACAAAAAGAACGATTACAGGGTACACAAGTTAATTGTGCGAATTGTGCGAATTGTGCGACGCCCACGTGAGCCTCAAAACGCGAGTTTTGGGGTCGGAAGAGGGAGGTTTTGGGCCAATGAATTCTGCGAATTCTGCGAACATCACTCTAAGTAATCATTTTTTGTTATATACTACTATAATAGTAGGAATTAGATCTGGGGCAAAAAACGTCGTTTTTGGGGGCTTACCCTCGTCGCACAATTCGCACAATTCGCACAATTCCCCATTGGGTCCCAAACCGGCAACCCCCAGATCCGAGATCCGAGGGCGGTCGGCAGCCTGTGAAGGTCGGCTGTCGGGTCGATCACGTGGTCCCGTTCTCGACAATCGCCTTAATGGTATCCAGATCCCCCCGGGCCGCGGCGACGATCACGCCCTTCACAAACTTGGTCGCCTTGCCAGATCCGGTTGCTTTGTGGATCAGATCCCGTTCGGCGCGGGTCAACCTGAATGCGAACACGACGAGTGGTTCGGTGACGTTCGGCTTCAGGGCCGGTTCGGGATCGGGAGCGGGTGCCGTTGTGATTGGGTCCGGCGTGATGATCTCGGCCGTCTCGGGGGCCGTCTTGGCGTCCTTCGTCTTCTGCTCTGCCTTGGCCTTCTTCGAGTCCTTCTTGGTGGCTGGTTTTGTCTGCTTCTTAGCCATGATCAAATCTCCTTCTGGTTATTGGTTTGTCCTGGTCTTCTTATCCAGCGCCGGATTAATGCCTGCCTCTCCGTCGTCGCAGGAGAGCAGTTCTTCAATTTCTGTGGCCCAGTGCAAGAAGTCATACCGGCCACCGGCGATTGTGTTGTCCGACATCTCAGCAGCCTCGCGCATGAGCCCAGCAGCCTTGGCGAGCAGGTCGGCGGCTTGTTTGGCTTTCTTCGTGGCCTTCGGGTTCGTCCGGTTCATGTTCCCCCTCCTTATGGGCCGGGCCCCATTGCCCGGCGCATTGGTAACAACGCTTCCAACCCCAGAGAAGTCAAGTCAGCGGGAGCAATAAAATGAGAAGAAACAAAAGATTAACGCTGTGGTCCGCGCTGCCGCCGTACTTGGGTGGAAAGCGTCGCCTTTGTCCCCTGATCTTCCGGGAAGTGGACCGAATCCTGCCACGGAAGCTGTGGCCGGGGCTTACATTTCTCGACGGCTTCCTTGGGGGCGGGTCGGTATCGCTCTACGCCAAAGCCCAGGGATTCAGGGTCATTTCAGTGGATATCGCCGAACGGTCCATCGTGGTCGGGCAGGCACTGATACAAAACAGCTCGGTTCGGCTCCGGCGCGAGGACATTTTGCGGGTGGCGGCCGACAAGTACGAACCACCGGGCCTGGTTGAACAAAACTACGTCCCAAAAGCCTTCACGCGGGCGCAGGCGCGACTTCTCGACCGCATCCTAGCCATGGCCGGGGAGGCGCGAGATATCGCGCGACAGGGGCTCCTACGGCTCCTGGCGGTGCGTGTGGC
This window of the Candidatus Eisenbacteria bacterium genome carries:
- a CDS encoding DUF3987 domain-containing protein; amino-acid sequence: MAAKSDMSVVVEDFIDRVMRVFPDAEVVSRGESTLRTNGLSNQGKAALWYAKQGWPVLPLHTPRTGSCSCRKDDCQSQGKHPRTQRGLKDATTEEGAIRSWWTRWPDANVAVLTGTESGLIVLDVDPRNGGDESLANLEDEFGRLPATVESRTGGGGRHYFFNHPRVPIRCSSGKLGPGLDLKSDGGYIVVPPSVHGSGNTYQWRDSSKPNQIQAAPLPGWLLDRLTQQYERSPADEVGEGNIPEGRRNETLTSMGGRLRSMGMTTAEIRSALLEANRGRCATPLDDMEVERIAESLGRYPPRSSIVTNSNEWEHPIPLLVTNLPEFPTPALPDWVKEFVEAEATATQTPPDLAGMLTISVCAAAIAKKVVVNVREGYQEPVNVFIVVVLPPGSRKSAVFSHVTSPLEEYEATETERLRSEIAEQQSQLRIATEALRKAEKKAAEAKWDKREAAFEEANKAARELAAIKVSQPPRLVVDDCSPERLSTLLQEQGGRIAVMAPEGDVFDLIAGRYSSGGPNLGVYLRGHAGDLIRVDRVSRASEFVESPALTVGLAVQPEVLNGLTRVPGFRGRGLIGRFLFALPHSRLGCREISPPSVPSPVKSEYRKNVQALLSLPFAVETEGAPAPHTLSFDFPGQEALMAFASWLEPQLAETGDLGHMTDWAGKLVGAVARLAGILHMAEYVGEKDPWSILIDLPTVKRAIQIGHYLIHHAKAAFGEMGADQELDDARHLLNKIQSLGVTEITRRDLFESVKGRFKKVDKMDPGLGLLADHGYIRRKEMEDSSARGRKPSLIYEVNPLLPPELNRCRSATQKERLQGTQVNCANCANCATPT
- a CDS encoding DNA adenine methylase; protein product: MRRNKRLTLWSALPPYLGGKRRLCPLIFREVDRILPRKLWPGLTFLDGFLGGGSVSLYAKAQGFRVISVDIAERSIVVGQALIQNSSVRLRREDILRVAADKYEPPGLVEQNYVPKAFTRAQARLLDRILAMAGEARDIARQGLLRLLAVRVALLAHPMSSVRTGTIHRLSSGEYENITPSCLKGYVEGLRLSRPDRLWKVAMQINAGVFQGEAQVLKAD